In Juglans regia cultivar Chandler chromosome 5, Walnut 2.0, whole genome shotgun sequence, the following are encoded in one genomic region:
- the LOC118348423 gene encoding uncharacterized protein LOC118348423, translating to METEGTQEQRRRTRGPSRCIFFDKLRKNGKVQLKINDGETAPCCEHASMFTTRVSWIVKQYCDMSYKRWSDVPPAIKEELIDRVRSDFVLDWDRENHRLTVTKALRKRFNSFHHDLHKIYESYGSHAEALANGTSLVDPIVWVKLCERWGSDAFKKISAQNRENRNKQAINHTSGRKSFVRLLEHCNENGNLVDFYKETRWSKKKNAFVTDATESTYKEMQGRLMHNEIV from the exons ATGGAGACCGAAGGAACGCAAGAACAGAGGAGACGAACTCGTGGGCCATCTAGATGCATTTTCTTTGACAAGCTAAGGAAGAACGGGAAAGTGCAGTTGAAGATAAACGATGGTGAGACAGCCCCATGTTGTGAACACGCTTCTATGTTCACAACACGAGTATCGTGGATTGTGAAACAATACTGTGACATGAGTTACAAGCGTTGGTCGGATGTGCCACCAGCGATTAAAGAGGAGCTCATTGACCGTGTTCGg AGTGACTTTGTGTTGGACTGGGATCGCGAAAACCACCGATTGACGGTGACAAAGGCCTTACGTAAGCGCTTCAACTCCTTCCACCATGACTTGCACAAGATTTATGAATCCTATGGAAGCCATGCAGAAGCGTTGGCTAATGGAACTAGTCTGGTGGACCCCATTGTATGGGTAAAGTTGTGTGAAAGGTGGGGCAGCGATGCCTTCAAG AAAATTTCAGCTCAAAATCGGGAGAACCGAAACAAGCAAGCCATTAATCACACATCAGGACGTAAATCATTCGTCCGATTACTTGAGCAT TGCAATGAGAATGGGAATTTGGTCGACTTCTACAAAGAGACGCGTTGGtcgaagaaaaagaatgcatttGTCACTGATGCTACAGAAAGTACTTAT AAGGAGATGCAAGGTAGGTTGATGCACAATGAAATCGTATAA